One stretch of Qipengyuania gelatinilytica DNA includes these proteins:
- a CDS encoding M20/M25/M40 family metallo-hydrolase, protein MNKSLLALAALSLSVPAYADRADDALEGDTIAWDFVEGITTEVGPRMPGTEQETRGRIWAMDWLRANGFANIADEPFDMPTWVRGIETAEVTAPFAQPMAITALSTTTATGPEGIEAEVVYFPSYADLVAAEEGSLEGKIAFVSHDMRAAQDGSHYGFAGPARWMAPSLASSKGALATVIRSVGTDNHRVPHTGTTTFAEGVTPTPAGALSNPDADNLERMFERAEGTPIRMKLVMTPRDLGTTRSGNVVGEIVGRDPSLPPVLLACHLDSWDLGTGAIDDGAGCGIIAAAAKHVAAEGQPLRTIRLLFAGAEETGLWGSKAYAEAHLDEPVYVGLESDFGADRIWRLESNFTASDPALFREIAAAVGRFGVAPSSLTASGGADLNLVREQKGPLIDLQQDGTRYFDLHHTADDTLDKIDPVQLRQNVAVWTAVVGVLANREEPISMPAAE, encoded by the coding sequence ATGAACAAGTCGCTCCTCGCGCTCGCCGCGCTCTCGCTTTCCGTCCCCGCCTACGCCGACCGCGCTGACGATGCGCTCGAAGGCGATACGATCGCCTGGGATTTCGTCGAAGGGATCACCACCGAAGTCGGCCCCCGCATGCCCGGTACCGAACAGGAAACGCGCGGACGCATCTGGGCGATGGACTGGCTGCGCGCAAACGGCTTTGCGAATATCGCCGACGAGCCTTTCGACATGCCGACCTGGGTTCGCGGGATCGAAACGGCCGAGGTGACCGCGCCTTTCGCGCAGCCGATGGCGATCACCGCGCTCTCGACGACCACCGCGACCGGCCCCGAGGGGATCGAGGCAGAGGTCGTCTATTTCCCGAGCTATGCCGATCTCGTCGCGGCTGAAGAAGGCAGTCTCGAAGGCAAGATCGCCTTCGTGAGCCACGACATGCGGGCAGCGCAGGACGGCTCTCACTATGGCTTTGCAGGCCCCGCGCGCTGGATGGCGCCTTCGCTTGCTTCCAGCAAGGGCGCTCTCGCTACCGTCATCCGTTCGGTCGGTACCGACAATCACCGCGTGCCGCACACGGGAACCACCACGTTTGCAGAGGGCGTGACGCCGACCCCGGCAGGCGCGCTCTCCAACCCCGATGCCGACAATCTCGAGCGCATGTTCGAGCGCGCCGAGGGCACGCCGATCCGCATGAAGTTGGTCATGACCCCGCGCGACCTGGGCACGACCCGCAGCGGCAATGTCGTGGGCGAGATAGTCGGCCGCGATCCTTCGCTTCCCCCCGTGTTGCTCGCCTGCCACCTCGACAGCTGGGACCTGGGTACCGGTGCGATCGACGACGGTGCGGGCTGCGGCATCATTGCAGCAGCGGCCAAGCACGTAGCGGCGGAAGGCCAGCCGCTGCGCACAATCCGTCTCCTTTTCGCAGGGGCTGAGGAGACCGGCCTCTGGGGTTCGAAGGCATATGCCGAAGCCCACCTCGACGAGCCGGTCTATGTCGGCCTCGAGAGCGATTTCGGTGCCGATCGCATCTGGCGCCTCGAAAGCAACTTCACCGCGAGCGATCCGGCGCTTTTCCGCGAAATCGCCGCCGCAGTGGGCCGCTTCGGCGTTGCGCCCAGCAGCCTCACCGCCAGCGGCGGCGCGGACCTCAACCTTGTGCGAGAGCAGAAAGGGCCGCTGATCGACCTGCAACAGGACGGCACGCGCTATTTCGACCTGCATCACACGGCGGATGATACGCTGGACAAGATCGATCCCGTCCAGCTGCGCCAGAACGTGGCGGTCTGGACCGCCGTTGTCGGCGTTCTCGCCAACCGCGAAGAGCCGATTTCGATGCCAGCGGCCGAGTGA
- a CDS encoding UDP-glucuronic acid decarboxylase family protein → MSDAKPGALARYSLTKRVLVTGGAGFLGSHLCDRLLEDGHEVLCVDNFFTGARANIAHLLGHERFELLRHDITMPLSVEVDEIYNFACPASPIHYQFDPVQTTKTSVIGAINMLGLAKRLRVPILQASTSEVYGDPEIHPQTEDYWGNVNPIGPRSCYDEGKRCAETLFFDYRRQHDLPIKVVRIFNTYGPRMHPNDGRVVSNFILQALRGEDITIFGDGEQTRSFCYVDDLIDGCVRMMGTDADTTGPVNIGNEGEYSMLELAETVLDIVGGKSQLVHKPLPQDDPRRRKPDTMLAREMLGWEATTKLRDGLAKTIAYFEQSGHADASRSD, encoded by the coding sequence ATGAGTGACGCGAAACCGGGCGCTCTGGCGCGCTATTCGCTGACCAAGCGCGTGCTGGTAACGGGCGGGGCGGGTTTCCTCGGCTCGCACCTCTGCGATCGCCTGCTCGAAGACGGGCACGAAGTGCTGTGCGTCGACAATTTCTTCACCGGAGCGCGGGCCAATATCGCCCACCTGCTCGGCCACGAACGTTTCGAGCTGCTGCGCCACGACATCACCATGCCGCTGTCGGTCGAGGTGGACGAGATCTACAATTTCGCCTGTCCGGCATCACCGATCCACTACCAGTTCGATCCGGTCCAGACGACCAAGACCAGCGTGATCGGCGCGATCAACATGCTCGGCCTCGCCAAGCGGCTTCGCGTGCCGATCCTCCAGGCATCGACCAGCGAGGTTTATGGCGATCCGGAAATCCATCCGCAGACCGAGGATTACTGGGGCAACGTCAATCCGATCGGCCCGCGGTCCTGCTACGACGAGGGCAAGCGCTGCGCGGAGACGCTGTTCTTCGACTATCGCCGCCAGCACGATTTGCCGATCAAGGTCGTGCGCATCTTCAACACTTACGGCCCGCGTATGCACCCGAACGACGGGCGCGTGGTGTCGAACTTCATCCTGCAGGCGCTGCGCGGCGAGGACATTACCATCTTCGGCGACGGCGAGCAGACGCGCAGCTTCTGTTATGTCGATGATTTGATCGACGGCTGCGTGCGGATGATGGGCACCGATGCCGACACCACCGGACCGGTGAATATCGGCAACGAGGGCGAATATTCGATGCTCGAACTGGCCGAGACCGTGCTCGACATCGTCGGCGGCAAGTCTCAGCTGGTGCACAAGCCCTTGCCGCAGGACGATCCGCGTCGCCGCAAGCCGGACACCATGCTCGCACGCGAGATGCTCGGCTGGGAAGCGACCACGAAACTGCGTGATGGCCTTGCGAAGACCATCGCGTATTTCGAACAGAGCGGGCACGCGGACGCCAGCCGGAGCGATTGA